GGCAATGCCGAACGATTGAAAGGTCATGAAGGTCGCCGAGTTGGCATCCCGCGCGACCTTGAGAATGTCCGGGATGGTTGCGGTAAACGCCACGGTGGTCGAATGCAGCATCAAGATCACTTCGTTGCTGTAGTACGGCAACGAACGGCGCAGTGCAGACGGCATGATCACGTAGGCGTAAAGCTTCCAGCCGCTGAGCCCGTAGGCTTTGGCGGCCTCGACTTCGCCATGGGCCATGCTGCGGATCGACCCGGCGAAAATCTCCGTGGTGTAGGCGCAGGTGTTGAGGGCGAAGGCCAGGATCGTGCAGTTCATCGCGTCGCGAAAGAACGCATCCAGCACCGGCTGGGCGCGTACGGCGGCGATGCTGTAGATGCCGGTGTAGCAGATCAGCAACTGGATATAGAGCGGCGTACCGCGAAACAGGTAGGTGTAGAACTGCACCGGCCAGCGCACCAGGCGGTTGCGCGATACGCGGGCGATGGACAGCGGGATCG
The genomic region above belongs to Pseudomonas sp. S35 and contains:
- a CDS encoding ABC transporter permease, with product MIELLQEYWRPFLYSDGQHITGLAMTMWLLSAALVIGFLVSIPLSIARVSRNRLVRWPVQFYTYLFRGTPLYIQLLICYTGIYSIAAVRAQPVLDAFFRDAMNCTILAFALNTCAYTTEIFAGSIRSMAHGEVEAAKAYGLSGWKLYAYVIMPSALRRSLPYYSNEVILMLHSTTVAFTATIPDILKVARDANSATFMTFQSFGIAALIYLAVTFALVGLFRLAERRWLAFLGPSH